One segment of Pempheris klunzingeri isolate RE-2024b chromosome 20, fPemKlu1.hap1, whole genome shotgun sequence DNA contains the following:
- the nubp2 gene encoding cytosolic Fe-S cluster assembly factor nubp2 codes for MEQKDDGNLAQVRHVVLVLSGKGGVGKSTITTELALALRHAGKKVGILDVDLCGPSIPRMLSVGRPDVHQCDAGWVPVYTDAQKSLALMSIAFLLEDPDEAVVWRGPKKTALIGQFVSDVAWGELDVLLVDTPPGTSDEHLAVLENLKKVHKVDGAILVTTPQAVSTGDVRREITFCKKTGVRILGIVENMSGFACPHCSECSNIFSKGGGEELAKLTGSIFLGSVPLDPLLSTSIEEGKDFMQSFPHSATFSAISSISQSLLSSFQTA; via the exons ATGGAACAAAAAGATG ACGGGAACTTGGCCCAGGTCCGGCACGTTGTGCTGGTCCTGTCAGGGAAAGGAGGAGTGGGCAAGAGCACCATCACCACAGAGTTAGCACTGGCTCTAAGGCATGCTGGGAAGAAG GTAGGCATCCTAGACGTTGACCTGTGTGGGCCCAGTATCCCCCGCATGCTGAGTGTGGGCCGGCCTGATGTGCACCAGTGTGACGCAGGATGGGTGCCTGTCTACACCGATGCCCAGAAGAGCCTCGCCCTTATGTCCATCGCCTTCCTGCTGGAGGACCCAGACGAGGCAGTGGTGTGGAGGGGGCCGAAGAAAACGG CTTTGATTGGCCAGTTTGTGTCAGACGTAGCGTGGGGAGAGCTGGATGTGCTGCTGGTGGATACACCGCCAGGGACGTCTGATGAGCATCTGGCCGTACTGGAGAACCTCAAAAAAGTCCACAAAGTGGATGGAGCCATTTTGGTCACCACACCTCAG GCAGTGTCCACGGGGGATGTGAGGCGAGAGATCACCTTCTGCAAGAAGACGGGTGTACGGATCCTGGGCATCGTAGAGAACATGAGTGGCTTCGCCTGTCCGCACTGCTCT GAGTGCAGCAATATATTCTCAAAGGGTGGAGGTGAGGAGTTAGCCAAGCTGACTGGGTCAATATTCCTAG GCTCTGTGCCCTTGGATCCTCTCCTTAGCACCAGTATAGAGGAGGGCAAAGACTTCATGCAGTCATTTCCCCACAGTGCCACCTTCAGTGCCATCAGCAGTATTTCTCAGTCTCTCCTCAGCAGCTTCCAAACAGCTTGA